One window of the Syngnathus typhle isolate RoL2023-S1 ecotype Sweden linkage group LG21, RoL_Styp_1.0, whole genome shotgun sequence genome contains the following:
- the lrguk gene encoding leucine-rich repeat and guanylate kinase domain-containing protein, with amino-acid sequence MSETICSQDFVLSARSVASSLARLGRFDTGLQHPYHHVALPGRRLRDISVLCDYVHLQNLELSNNGITDLSCVSHMPFLVILDVSHNEISDFFGFKPPKNLKEVNYSYNNLTEMKDMSDYEALVKLDLDHNRLKQIHGLEKCRKLSYLSAAHNIIASVCGLDDVPLKDLNLRGNQLQSTEGLENLKRIQTLDLSVNYISSLAGLTNLHLLGSINMERNQIPEVEECKHIQNLLLLRELNLLGNPVQEQPDYRLSVVFLIQHLTTLDKEKITVEEKVLSVNKYDPPMDVVASRDHMTQLMYQLMQPQHLYDTILPNDDIPYPMLVLVGPQSCGKRELAHRLCEDFGDFLAQGISHTTREPYSGEENGRDYHFISEEEFELLVQRGDFLQTVQYGSHKYGLSRDAVEEVAREGLACCVQMELEGVLSLKKSIFEPRYVLLIPTIAENYKAMLRSRKLYTDAQMDAALSRIELYDNFNRERPGFFDSIIRCDNWERAYQMLERVVKNYLFYEDQEEEASGECNKKEKLPTEELRSDSSTSTLNSSEPLYRNYCTQAQQQVTSHKTPTELASIRRREEPVREAVMGKSPGVYSWLIRSSDESPGHSADTIKGDKQAYLAPTGITPLTDRRPGSSAKPVLPPIPPRRKTPQANSPQPSPSRRHVQASTQG; translated from the exons ATGTCAGAAACT ATCTGTTCACAGGACTTTGTTTTAAGTGCCCGGTCGGTGGCTAGCAGCCTGGCCCGCCTTGGACGCTTCGACACTGGACTACAGCACCCATACCACCACGTCGCACTTCCc GGTCGCAGGCTTAGGGACATCTCAGTTTTGTGTGATTATGTTCACCTGCAAAACCTGGAGCTGTCAAACAATGGAATTACAG ATCTATCATGCGTGAGCCACATGCCCTTCCTCGTCATCCTGGATGTCTCTCACAATGAAATCTCGGATTTCTTTGGCTTCAAGCCTCCGAAGAACCTGAAG GAGGTCAACTACTCTTACAACAATTTGACAGAAATGAAGGACATGTCGGACTACGAGGCGCTCGTCAAGCTAGATCTGGACC ACAACCGCTTGAAGCAGATCCACGGTTTGGAAAAGTGCCGCAAATTGAGCTATCTCAGCGCGGCACACAACATCATCGCCAGCGTCTGTGGTCTGGACGATGTGCCGCTTAAAGACCTCAACCTG AGGGGGAACCAGTTGCAAAGCACGGAAGGTCTGGAGAACCTAAAGAGGATACAAACTCTGGATCTGTCCGTGAACTACATCAGCAGTCTTGCCGGGCTCACCAACCTGCACCTGCTGGGCTCTATCAACATGGAAAGAAATCAG ATTCCTGAGGTAGAGGAGTGTAAGCACATTCAAAATCTTCTCCTGCTGAGGGAATTGAATCTTTTGGGGAACCCTGTACAG GAGCAACCCGACTACAGGTTGTCGGTGGTCTTCCTCATTCAGCATCTGACCACGTTGGACAAAGAGAAAATCACTGTTGAAGAGAAG GTGTTGTCCGTCAACAAGTACGACCCACCTATGGATGTGGTGGCGTCCAGAGATCACATGACCCAGCTGATGTATCAGCTGATGCAGCCTCAGCACCTCTATGACAC CATTCTACCCAACGATGACATTCCGTATCCGATGCTAGTTCTGGTTGGTCCGCAAAGCTGTGGGAAAAGAGAGCTGGCCCATCGCCTTTGCGAGGACTTTGGAGACTTCTTAGCACAGGG GATCAGTCACACCACCAGGGAGCCCTACTCTGGCGAAGAAAACGGCAGGGACTACCATTTCATCAGCGAGGAAGAGTTCGAGCTACTTGTGCAAAGG GGGGATTTCCTACAGACTGTCCAGTACGGCAGCCACAAGTACGGCCTGAGCAGGGACGCCGTTGAAGAGGTTGCCCGGGAAGGGCTGGCGTGCTGCGTTCagatggagctggag GGCGTGCTGAGTCTGAAGAAGAGCATCTTTGAACCCCGCTACGTTCTGCTCATCCCCACCATAGCGGAGAACTACAAGGCCATGCTGAGAAGTCGAAAGCTCTACACGGACGCCCAGATGGACGCGGCCTTGTCTCGCATCGAGCTGTACGACAATTTCAACAGGGAGCGGCCCGGCTTCTTCGACAGCATCATTCGTTGCG ACAACTGGGAGAGAGCCTACCAGATGCTGGAGCGGGTCGTGAAGAACTACCTGTTTTATGAGGACCAGGAAGAAGAG gcCTCAGGTGAGTGTAATAAAAAAGAGAAACTGCCCACAGAGGAGCTAAGGTCAGACTCATCCACTTCGACCCTCAACTCCTCAGAGCCTCTCTACAGAAACTATTGCACCCAGGCCCAGCAACAGGTCACCTCCCACAAGACTCCTACT GAACTGGCTTCCATCCGCAGGCGGGAGGAGCCGGTGAGAGAGGCAGTCATGGGGAAGAGTCCGGGGGTCTACAGTTGGCTCATCAGAAG CTCAGATGAATCTCCGGGACATTCAGCAGATACGATCAAAG GTGACAAGCAGGCGTACCTAGCACCGACTGGCATCACGCCCCTTACTGACAGACGTCCGGGATCCAGCGCCAAACCTGTCCTGCCTCCTATCCCGCCTCGACGGAAGACACCACAAGCCAACAGCCCGCAGCCGTCGCCCAGCCGCCGACACGTCCAAGCCAGCACGCAAGGATAG